The Burkholderiales bacterium genome includes the window CCGCCCGCCTGGTCGAACAGCTGCTCACCTTGGCGCGCCTGGAGTCGGGCGGGCAGCCAGGCAGCATGGCGCGCTGCGACCTGCGTGAAATCGTGCGCGCCGAGATCGCGGAGCATGCCCCGCGCGCACTGGAAAAGGGACTCGAACTCGCGCTCGAGGACGGTCCGCCCGTCTGGATGAACGGCGACGCCGGACTGCTCGCAATTCTCGCCCGCAACCTGGTGGACAACGCCGTGCGCTATACACCCGACGGGGGGACCATCGAAGCCGGCGTCTGGCGCGACGGGCAGGACGTGCGCCTCGAAGTCAGGAACAGCGGTCCTCCCCTTCCGTCCGATGCCCTCGCCCGGCTCGGCGAGCGCTTCTACCGCCCCGCCGGAGCCGAAGAACCCGGCAGCGGTCTCGGGCTTTCGATCGTCGGGCGCATCGCCGAACTGCACGGCGGGCGCGTGCGCTACTCAGGCGGCCCGGACGGCAGCGGATTCCGCGCGATGGTGGAGTTCTCAAAAGCGGAGTGACCGAACAGCCGGCCGAGGAAGCGCTCCTGTCGCGCTCGGCATTCGCTGAACGCTTTTGTGCGTACCCTCGGCGTAGCTCCGATGACTTACCTGACGCGCTGGCGGATGCTGCTTGCCTGCCGGCGGCTGCGCGACTCGCCGGCTTCGTGCGGGCACGTCGACGCCGCAGGAAGCCAGCAGGACGGGTTGCTCGGGGTGCTACCGGCGGAGTGGACCCCGCGGGCCCGACACTGTCGTAGGGCTCCTCGCGCCGCTCAACCGGTCGGCGTGCTCCCGCATCGCGCCCACCACCAAAGCGATGACCTTCCTGACGGCCTGGGCCCGGAGCATCTCGCGGCGATAGACAAGCGATATGCGATGGCTTCCCAGGACCTCATCGGTGAGCCGCCTCAGGCTGGGTTCGGTTTCTGCGAGCATGCATGGGAGCACCGCCAGACCCAGACCGCTCGTCGCCGCGGCCAGCATGTCGGTCATCTCGCGATTGCGAAGCACGATGGTCGCGCCCTTGCCGTGCTCGGCGATCCATCTTGCGCCGGGCACGTGGACGATGCTGTCGTCGAAGCCGATGACTTCATGACCGGCGAGATTGCGCGGGTTGTCCGGCGCAGGCCTGCGCGCGAGATAGCGATCGGCGGCATACAGTGACCAACCTGCTTCGCCCAGATTCTGGGCGACGAGATCTTCATCCGTCACCGGCCCCATGCGCAGCGCGAGGTCCGCTTCACCCCGCTTCAGGTCGACCGGCCTGCTTCCGCTCAAAAGTTCGATTGCGATCTCGGGGTTTTCGCGGCGCCACTGCGCAATCCTTCCGCTGAGCAGCGCCGCAAAGCCGGATGGCACGGCGAGTCGCACGCGCGTCTGGCAGCCGGCAGCTTCGTCCATCACGGCCAGAACGCTGCGTGCGATGCCCTCGACAAGCGGTAGCAACCTCTCTCCAAGCGATGTCAGCTGCAAACCGTCCGCCCGCCGAATGACCAGCGGTGCGCCAAACGAACGCTCCAGCGAAGTCAAGCGTCGACCGACGGTCGTGTGCTCGACCCCGAGCGCACGTGCCGCGCCAGAAAGGGTTCCGCTCTGCGCGGCCCGAAGAAAGTAGCGCAGGTCATCCCAGTCCAGATCGTCTTTGCCCGCCATGCGGCCATTCTAGCGCCGGCGCCTTGCCCGTTGTGCTGTTGCGCACGGCCCTGTGCGCGATTGAGGAGTCGACTTCGGCGCTCGTTGCGCCCACGATGTTTGCGAAGGGCTGTACTCGTCGAAACGGAAAACTCAGCGGAGGAAAGACCCATGCGTGTAATGGAGTCCGTCGATGCATTGAACCAGGAGATGATGGCGGTCTGGAACCGCCATGATATGGAGGGATTCGGGAACCTCTACCTCGAGAACGCCGATTTCGTGAACATCTTCGGCGATTGGCTCAGGGGCCGCGCCCAGATCGTATCCGAACACGCTCGCCGCCACCTGAGCATGTTCCGTACAGCCCGGCTGACGATTCAATCGACCGATGTGCGCTGTATGCGCCCGGATATCGTTGTTGTGCGTTCGCGCTGGCGGATGGATGGCATCCTGGACCCCGAAGGCAACCCCGCGCCATCACGTTCCGGGCTCCTGATGCATGTCATGGAGCGTGGCGAGGGTGGCTGGCGCATCGTCGCCACGCAAAACACCGAAATCGCCCGCGTGGAGCGGTGGACATGAGTTCGCGACTGCTGGTCTTCGGCGCGAGTGGCGGCACCGGGCGTGAACTCGTGTCGCAAGGGCTCGACCGCGGGCTGTGCGTCACTGCGTTCGTGCGCGAACCCACACGACTCGCCGTCCGGCACGCGAACCTTCGAATCGTTCAGGGCGACGTAGGCGAGCGATCGAGCCTCGATGAAGCCGTTGCCGGACAGGATGTCGTGATCTCTGCGCTCGGTACGGGCCGGGCGCTCAGGCACGACCCCGCTGTGGTGCAAGGCATCCGCAACATCATCCAGGTCATGCACGACCATGGCGTGAGCCGATTCATTTATCTTTCCTTCATCGGCGTCGCAGAAAGCCGCAAGGAAGCGGGGTGGATGCTGCGCTACGTCGCGAGGTGGCCACTGCGCAATGAGATCGCGGATCACGAGGCCAAGGAAGGACTCGTCCGCGCAAGCCGGCTGGACTGGACCATCGTCAGAGCGCCCAAGCTTACGAACGGGCCTTACACGGGAACCTACAGGGTCGGTGAGTGCATTGCCGCCCGATCGGCGTTGCCCGCGCTCTCCCGGGCCGACGTGGCCGATTTCATGTTGAGCCAGATCGTGGACACCAACTATGTCGGTCGGACGCCTCGGTTGCTGCCGTAGATGCAGGGGCGCTGCGCCCTGTTCTCCCGGAGCCCGAAGTCGTACAGCGTTCTGAGCTGAGGATCGCCATCCTCGGAGGGCTTTCGCAATAAAAGGAACGGCGTTCTTGCCTTTGATCGTCAAGGTTTCTGCGCAAGGAACTGCCGGCAATCGCCCTCGCCGCGGCACCGATGGCGCCCTTTTCAATGCACGAACCGGGCTCTACGCCGATCGATGCCGAGCCCGGCAATGACGCCTCGCCTGCGCAATCCGCAGCTGTCTTCGCGGTGCAAGGACCTGCTCGGAACCGCCGCGCGGAAGCGCGCGTGGGGAGCATCAAACGAAAAAGCCACCTTCCATGGTGGCTTTTGCATTATGGCGTCCCCACGGGGATTCGAACCCCGGTTACCGCCGTGAAAGTACGAAATGGCGTGTCAACGGACGTAAACGGGTGTTGATTTTTCACGTGTTTTTACTTCACAATGCTCCCGTTTACACCCATAAACTTTAACAAAACTTTAACAAGCCCGTTACCGCCGTGGCACGAATCGACCTCATCGGCCGCCGCGAAAGGCTGCCGGTTCGCCCCGCCCCGTACTGGCGCACGATCCGCCGCGGCCATGCGCTCGGCTTTCGCAGGAC containing:
- a CDS encoding ATP-binding protein, which gives rise to ARLVEQLLTLARLESGGQPGSMARCDLREIVRAEIAEHAPRALEKGLELALEDGPPVWMNGDAGLLAILARNLVDNAVRYTPDGGTIEAGVWRDGQDVRLEVRNSGPPLPSDALARLGERFYRPAGAEEPGSGLGLSIVGRIAELHGGRVRYSGGPDGSGFRAMVEFSKAE
- a CDS encoding LysR family transcriptional regulator — translated: MAGKDDLDWDDLRYFLRAAQSGTLSGAARALGVEHTTVGRRLTSLERSFGAPLVIRRADGLQLTSLGERLLPLVEGIARSVLAVMDEAAGCQTRVRLAVPSGFAALLSGRIAQWRRENPEIAIELLSGSRPVDLKRGEADLALRMGPVTDEDLVAQNLGEAGWSLYAADRYLARRPAPDNPRNLAGHEVIGFDDSIVHVPGARWIAEHGKGATIVLRNREMTDMLAAATSGLGLAVLPCMLAETEPSLRRLTDEVLGSHRISLVYRREMLRAQAVRKVIALVVGAMREHADRLSGARSPTTVSGPRGPLRR
- a CDS encoding SDR family oxidoreductase; translation: MSSRLLVFGASGGTGRELVSQGLDRGLCVTAFVREPTRLAVRHANLRIVQGDVGERSSLDEAVAGQDVVISALGTGRALRHDPAVVQGIRNIIQVMHDHGVSRFIYLSFIGVAESRKEAGWMLRYVARWPLRNEIADHEAKEGLVRASRLDWTIVRAPKLTNGPYTGTYRVGECIAARSALPALSRADVADFMLSQIVDTNYVGRTPRLLP
- a CDS encoding SgcJ/EcaC family oxidoreductase, which codes for MRVMESVDALNQEMMAVWNRHDMEGFGNLYLENADFVNIFGDWLRGRAQIVSEHARRHLSMFRTARLTIQSTDVRCMRPDIVVVRSRWRMDGILDPEGNPAPSRSGLLMHVMERGEGGWRIVATQNTEIARVERWT